The Nitrospirota bacterium genome includes a window with the following:
- a CDS encoding ubiquitin-like protein Pup, protein MEKQERKQEPKREPQGKDDVKANPKVVEAGKKMKEDIDKLVDEIDDVLEKNAEEFVKNYVQKGGE, encoded by the coding sequence ATGGAGAAACAGGAGCGCAAGCAAGAGCCTAAGCGAGAGCCGCAGGGGAAAGACGACGTTAAGGCCAATCCGAAGGTCGTCGAAGCCGGCAAGAAGATGAAAGAAGACATCGACAAGCTGGTCGATGAAATCGACGACGTCCTCGAGAAAAACGCAGAAGAATTCGTCAAGAACTACGTGCAAAAAGGGGGGGAGTAG